In the genome of Rhodamnia argentea isolate NSW1041297 chromosome 3, ASM2092103v1, whole genome shotgun sequence, one region contains:
- the LOC115732211 gene encoding ATP synthase subunit delta', mitochondrial-like, translated as MFRQATKKLLHRSILTSAAARWAPSRPFSADVTAAQTADAAFVEGWKKVIPNIDPPQTPLSFMQPRPPTLSSIPSKLTVNFVLPYASELSQKEVDMVIVPATTGQLGVLPGHVSTIAELKPGIMLVHDGNEVTKYFVSSGFAFVHANSYADIIAVEAVPLDRIDASLVQKGLADFTQKLNSASTDLEKAEAQIGVDVHSALNSALTG; from the exons ATGTTCCGGCAAGCCACGAAGAAGCTGCTCCACCGGTCCATCCTGACCTCCGCCGCTGCGAGGTGGGCCCCCTCCCGTCCCTTCTCTGCGGATGTAACGGCAGCGCAGACGGCCGACGCGGCTTTCGTGGAGGGGTGGAAGAAGGTGATCCCCAACATCGACCCTCCCCAAACCCCTCTCTCCTTCATGCAGCCGAGGCCTCCCACGCTGTCGTCGATCCCCTCCAAGCTCACCGTCAATTTCGTCCTTCCTTATGCGTCGGAGCTGTCCCAAAAAGAG GTGGACATGGTCATAGTACCAGCTACAACAGGACAACTTGGTGTTCTTCCTGGGCATGTGTCCACAATTGCAGAACTAAAACCTGGAATTATGTTGGTGCACGATGGAAATGAAGTGACAAAGTACTTTGTTAGCAGCGGCTTTGCGTTCGTCCATGCAAACTCATATGCGGATATTATTGCTGTTGAGGCTGTACCGCTTGATCGAATTGATGCAAGCCTGGTCCAGAAGGGGCTTGCTGATTTTACCCAGAAGCTGAACTCAGCCTCCACGGACTTGGAAAAAGCCGAAGCACAAATCGGAGTGGATGTGCATAGTGCTCTCAACTCAGCTCTAACCGGCTAA